AGTAACCTTCACCGCAGCCGATATCCAGCAGCCGGACATTGTTGGCCGGCAGGTGGCGGGCCAGCTGGGCGATCACCGCTTCGCGGAGCGGGGCGTAGTAGCCGGCTTCCAGGAACTGGCGCCGTGCCTGCATCATTTCTTTATTGTCACCCGGATTTTTCGAGCTCTTATGGTGCGCCGGCATCAGGTTGACATAACCTTCTTTGGCCTGGTCAAACTGGTGATTGTTGTGGCAGCGCCACTGGTTGCCCTCAGAACTGAGGGGAGCGTGGCATAAAGGGCATTGGTAAGACATGGGGAAAACCGGGGATGATAAACACAGCCGCCATTGTAATCACCCGCCCCCCGTGCTGCAAGCCGGAGGGCGGGTTGGTCCGGTGCTGTTGCCCCGGGGGTGTTTAGTTGGTGCGAACCTTGTATTCGGCTTTGTCGAGGTTGTGTTTTTTCATTCTCAGATACAGCTTTTTACGCGGGATCTGGAGATAGTTGGAGACATCGTTGATCCGCCCGGCAAACAAATAGAGTGCATCTTCAATGATCTGCTTCTCGTAGCTGCCGACCAGCTCGTCGAGTGGGCTGCTCATTTGCTCCAGCGGCTTGGTCCGCTCCTGGCCTGCCAGTTTGACGATCCCGATGGCGTACAGCTCGGCGACGTTTTTCAGCTCCAGCACATTGCCCGGCCATTCATAGCGGCTGAGGGTGTTGAGGTAGGCTTTGTCGATCGACGGCACAGCCTTGCTGAGCTTCTGGCAGCTCTGTTTCAGGAAATGGCGGAACAGCGGAATAATGTCGCAGTTACGTTGTTTCAGAGACGGGAGCTGGAAGCGGATCTGGCTGAGGAAATAGAACAACTCCGGCAACAGTTTGTCTTGCTCGACCTGGGCTTCCGGGGTGCCTTCGACCACGGCCAGCACCCGGACTTCTTTCTTGTTCAGTCGCTCCTGCTCCAACAGGAAACGGCAGAGCCATTTTTGGGTCTCCTGCGGCATATCCTGCGGATGCATCAGGCACAGGCTGCCGCCGCGGGCGGCGATCATACTGCGCTGGAGATCGGCGGTACACTGGATTGAGTCCCCGGCGGTGGTGAGATAGGGACCGTCGCAGAGCTCACTTTTCTGGTGCAGCAAGCGGGCCACGGTATGGCGGCCGACCCCGTGCGACCCTTCGATCAGCACATCTTTGGTGGTCAGGGCGACTTCGGTAATTTGCTCGCGCAGCCGGACCATCAGCGGACTGTCGCCAATCAGCAACTCGGCGGTGCTCTGGGTCAGGCTGGCGCGCTGGTCGATCTGCTGCTGGCGTATCGGCAGGTGCTTGTCCAGCAAGGCCAGCAGCTCATTGGGCTGGAGCGGCTTTTGCAGAAAATCGAGCGCGCCCTTTCTGACCGCATCCACCGCCATCGGGATATCGCCGTGGCCGGTGATCATGATGACTGGCAAATCCGGATCGAGGGCCTTGATTTGCGCCAGTAGCTCCATGCCGCTCAGGCCCGGCATGTACATATCGGTGACAATCACGCCCGGCCAGTTTCTGTTCAGCATGTTCATGACCAGGGTTGGATCGGTGATCGCACAGGCTTTGTAGCCGGAGATTTCCAGCAGCTGTTGGTAAGCATCAACGACATCTTGATCGTCATCGATGACCAGGACTTCAATATCGTTATTTATTGTCATAGCAGTTTAACTCCAACACGACCAATGCACCGCCCTGAAGGTTTGAGGCGAGGTAAATATCCCCTTCCAGGCGGCTCAGAATAGAACGACAGATGCTCAGCCCGAGGCCGAGCCCGACGTCTTTTGTTGTGGTAAAGGGTACAAAAAGTTGTTCGATAATTTCGGCGCTGAAACCATGGCCGCTGTCGCTGACGGCCAGCCGCAATCGTTGCCCGTCACCGGGCAGGGCGAAGACGGTGATGGTACGCTTCGACTCGGCAGCCACGGCATCGCAGCTGTTGACCAGCAGGTTAACCAGCACCTGCTCGAACTGGACCTGATCGGCCAGCACCATCAACTGGGGATC
Above is a window of Photobacterium sp. TY1-4 DNA encoding:
- a CDS encoding sigma-54-dependent transcriptional regulator: MTINNDIEVLVIDDDQDVVDAYQQLLEISGYKACAITDPTLVMNMLNRNWPGVIVTDMYMPGLSGMELLAQIKALDPDLPVIMITGHGDIPMAVDAVRKGALDFLQKPLQPNELLALLDKHLPIRQQQIDQRASLTQSTAELLIGDSPLMVRLREQITEVALTTKDVLIEGSHGVGRHTVARLLHQKSELCDGPYLTTAGDSIQCTADLQRSMIAARGGSLCLMHPQDMPQETQKWLCRFLLEQERLNKKEVRVLAVVEGTPEAQVEQDKLLPELFYFLSQIRFQLPSLKQRNCDIIPLFRHFLKQSCQKLSKAVPSIDKAYLNTLSRYEWPGNVLELKNVAELYAIGIVKLAGQERTKPLEQMSSPLDELVGSYEKQIIEDALYLFAGRINDVSNYLQIPRKKLYLRMKKHNLDKAEYKVRTN